The following are from one region of the Salvia splendens isolate huo1 chromosome 2, SspV2, whole genome shotgun sequence genome:
- the LOC121766379 gene encoding zinc finger protein ZAT10-like yields the protein MALEALNSPTTPAPPSFKFDNTAASLEPWSKGKRSKRSRSSTEEEYLALCLIMLARGGAASSTADPPPQSRLPPPPPAATEAPKLVYKCSVCSKAFGSYQALGGHKASHRNKLSSGGGGDEHSTTSASAVTSTSGSGGGRVHECSICHKCFPTGQALGGHKRCHYEGGAPTAAGSSVVSSLEGVGSTVSHRDFDLNLPAYPEFWQRFGSEDEVESPHPAKKARLSPPAKLELV from the coding sequence atggcCCTTGAAGCTCTCAACTCTCCAACCACTCCGGCGCCGCCGTCGTTCAAGTTCGACAACACCGCCGCCTCCCTCGAGCCATGGTCCAAGGGCAAGCGCTCGAAGCGCTCCCGCAGCTCCACGGAGGAAGAATACCTCGCTCTCTGCCTCATCATGCTCGCCCGCGGCGGCGCCGCCTCATCCACGGCCGATCCACCGCCTCAATcccggcttcctccgcctcctccggcAGCGACGGAAGCTCCGAAGCTGGTTTACAAGTGCTCGGTTTGTAGCAAGGCGTTTGGGTCCTACCAAGCCTTGGGCGGCCACAAAGCCAGCCACCGCAACAAGCTCAGCTCCGGCGGTGGCGGAGacgagcactccaccacctccgcctCCGCCGTCACGTCGACctccggcagcggcggcgggagAGTCCACGAGTGCTCCATCTGCCACAAGTGCTTCCCCACCGGCCAGGCCTTGGGAGGCCACAAGCGCTGCCACTACGAAGGCGGCGCTCCCACCGCCGCCGGAAGCAGCGTGGTGAGCTCGTTGGAGGGAGTGGGGTCCACCGTTAGCCACCGCGATTTCGACCTGAATCTGCCGGCGTACCCCGAATTCTGGCAGAGATTTGGCAGCGAGGACGAAGTCGAGAGCCCGCACCCGGCGAAGAAGGCTCGGCTGTCGCCGCCGGCGAAGTTGGAATTGGTCTGA
- the LOC121766388 gene encoding uncharacterized protein LOC121766388 encodes MIAISLPIFVAAFINFRVWAESAVSPYLYGFRGRLNRRRNREQFLNGLSLFYKSGLLLCFFLCNFCNFSHFWRFRVEKTCFFSVSEMRGFGFLCLLLLIGTAAFVYHGFSCGGILSSNPGMVSRGSNAMALVLKSRKLKENRDPPTPDKDEDRFSLEDYQPIDPVPNSKASIRHGPIQHGTPLMPFIPPAPGKPQHGG; translated from the exons ATGATTGCTATTTCGCTCCCAATTTTTGTTGCTGCATTCATTAATTTTAGGGTATGGGCAGAGAGCGCTGTTTCTCCTTATCTTTACGGATTTCGCGGTCGACTGAATCGAAGAAGAAATCGAGAGCAATTTCTAAATGGGTTGAGTTTGTTTTATAAGTCGGGGCTGCttctttgtttctttctttgtAATTTCTGCAATTTCTCACATTTTTGGCGTTTTCGTGTCGAGAAAACTTGTTTTTTTTCTGTTTCTGAAATGAGAGGTTTTGGATTCTTGTGTTTGCTCTTGTTGATTGGGACTGCTGCTTTTGTTTACCATGGATTTTCTTGTGGAGGAATATTGAGCTCAAATCCAG GTATGGTTTCAAGAGGGAGCAATGCTATGGCATTGGTACTGAAAAGCAGGAAGCTTAAGGAGAATAGGGATCCTCCTACACCAGACAAAGATGAAGATCGTTTCAGTTTGGAGGATTACCAACCCATTGATCCAGTCCCAAACTCGAAGGCTTCAATAAGACACGGACCCATCCAGCACGGTACTCCTCTAATGCCCTTTATCCCACCTGCTCCTGGTAAACCACAACACGGCGGCTAA
- the LOC121792811 gene encoding QWRF motif-containing protein 2-like produces the protein MVTAAASTPKQRPSQNPKRPPLLPSDSDNEPPRRPRAREVTSRYLSPSTSSSSSSNSSASSSVASGSPIQSRRSLSPMLGGRAAAIATPRTQPRAVSEERRRPLAASATPTIAEKMLVKSVRRLSVSFQGQSYSLPVCKEKPPPAAAGTPGVSRKGTPEKRKSGVSPVRDRTVKDRDTPKPIEQQRHLWPGRLRSENPNFMNRSLDYSTNRAKWNRSNPANSGLRKSVNTLENREIEDPTVSDEGRSGLGGSLNSDVESVSSEGTASGDATRPRGRILPARSWQDASCRVQKVVDPVSPLSNSASSRMTGCGKSIVSSPRDVYANRGHSPLRGGSRAASPSKAMASGSGALLRSMTSPIRARTVMNDNNMVSTPSLISFPIELRRGKFGESRIADAHDLRMLYNRQLQWRLTNAKVENILLVQKHAAERNLYNAWVNTSKLQHSVMSKRIELQTLRMYMMLYSMLKEQLPHLERWSLLDRDYWNSVSGAIKALEASTVRLPIVDGARADVHEVQEAIYSAVDIMQAMESSIYSLRLKVERMNSLATDISKLSAREHGLLEQCKELFSTTFVPLQVINWSLKVQVMQVQCSQESFSKKT, from the exons ATGGTAACCGCCGCTGCATCTACTCCGAAGCAGCGGCCGTCGCAGAATCCGAAACGGCCGCCGTTGCTGCCGTCCGACTCCGACAATGAGCCCCCGCGCCGCCCCAGGGCACGCGAAGTCACCTCGCGCTACTTGTCTCCCTCGAcgtcctcctcctcatcctccaattCCTCAGCGTCGTCCTCCGTCGCTTCCGGATCACCAATTCAGTCGAGGAGGTCCCTATCTCCGATGCTCGGAGGCAGAGCCGCCGCAATCGCCACTCCGAGGACTCAACCGCGGGCGGTTTCTGAGGAGAGACGGCGTCCTTTGGCAGCGTCGGCGACGCCAACCATTGCGGAGAAAATGCTGGTGAAGTCGGTGCGGAGATTATCGGTGTCGTTTCAGGGGCAATCGTATTCATTGCCGGTGTGTAAGGAGAAGCCGCCTCCGGCGGCAGCCGGAACCCCGGGGGTTTCGAGGAAGGGAACGCCGGAGAAGCGGAAATCAGGGGTCTCTCCTGTGAGAGATCGAACAGTAAAGGATAGAGACACCCCGAAGCCGATTGAACAGCAGCGACATCTTTGGCCTGGGAGATTACGCAGCGAGAATCCGAATTTCATGAATCGAAGCTTGGATTACAGTACCAACAGAGCAAAATGGAACCGATCCAACCCTGCTAATTCGGGATTGAGAAAATCTGTGAATACGCttgagaatagagaaattgaggaTCCAACAGTTAGCGACGAAGGTCGATCGGGATTAGGAGGTTCGTTGAATTCCGATGTTGAGAGCGTCTCTTCCGAGGGCACCGCGTCAGGAGATGCAACTCGGCCGCGTGGGAGGATTTTACCGGCAAGAAGTTGGCAAGACGCTAGCTGCCGAGTTCAGAAAGTAGTAGATCCTGTTTCACCCTTATCAAACAGTGCCTCTAGCAGAATGACGGGTTGTGGCAAATCAATCGTGTCATCACCGCGGGACGTTTATGCTAATAGGGGCCATTCGCCTCTTCGAGGTGGTAGCAGAGCAGCTTCACCAAGTAAGGCCATGGCTTCGGGGAGTGGTGCTCTCTTGAGGAGCATGACTAGTCCAATAAGGGCTAGAACTGTGATGAACGACAATAACATGGTTAGTACACCGTCCTTGATTAGCTTTCCCATTGAATTGAGGAGAGGAAAGTTCGGAGAAAGTCGAATAGCTGATGCGCATGACTTGAGGATGCTTTATAACCGGCAGTTGCAGTGGCGATTAACAAATGCAAAGGTAGAGAATATCCTTTTGGTGCAAAAACATGCAGCCGAG AGAAACCTCTACAATGCTTGGGTGAACACTTCGAAATTGCAGCATTCTGTTATGTCCAAGAGGATTGAACTACAAACGTTGAGAATGTATATGATGCTTTATTCAATGTTAAAGGAACAA CTGCCACATTTGGAGAGATGGAGTCTGCTTGATAGAGATTACTGGAATTCAGTTTCTGGTGCTATAAAAGCGTTAGAAGCTAGCACTGTCCGTCTTCCTATTGTTGATGGTGCCAGG GCTGATGTTCATGAAGTTCAAGAAGCAATATATTCAGCTGTTGACATAATGCAAGCAATGGAATCTTCAATTTACTCTTTACGGTTGAAG GTGGAGCGGATGAACTCACTGGCAACAGACATTTCCAAGTTAAGTGCAAGAGAGCATGGTTTGCTAGAGCAATGCAAAGAATTGTTCTCAACAACATTTGTACCCTTACAG GTGATAAATTGGAGCTTAAAAGTCCAAGTAATGCAGGTTCAATGTTCACAAGAAAGCTTCTCAAAGAAAACCTAA
- the LOC121779844 gene encoding uncharacterized protein LOC121779844, which produces MRPDDDWYVREAAIECLAEMERGREAAEQQVQEKQIQRPIRCRTFVRREHDLAHQRLFADYFTEEPRWGPTVFHNRFRMRRDLFLSIVQTLEARDPYFQYWEDGIGRPRLTPLQKCTVVSGSWRMAPRRTCLTSTFMSGRHLAASA; this is translated from the coding sequence ATGAGACCCGACGACGACTGGTACGTTCGAGAGGCTGCAATTGAATGCTTGGCTGAAATGGAGCGCGGACGTGAAGCGGCGGAGCAGCAGGTCCAAGAGAAGCAGATCCAAAGGCCAATTCGATGTCGGACCTTTGTCCGCCGCGAGCACGACTTggctcaccaacgtctgttcGCAGACTATTTTACCGAGGAACCACGATGGGGCCCGACGGTTTTTCACAACCGGTTTAGAATGCGGCGagatctttttctcagcattgtccaaacGTTGGAGGCACGTGATCCTTACTTCCAGTATtgggaagatggcatcggcagaccTAGACTTAcaccgttgcagaagtgcacggttgtCTCCGGCAGTTGGCGTATGGCACCACGACGGACATGTTTGACGAGTACCTTCATGTCAGGAAGACATCtagccgcgagtgcctga
- the LOC121792072 gene encoding transcription factor RSL2-like — translation MEIAGSFLDEEWESLSQIFSSGGENLDFFPGGGETPSPSFLHSDQANFCSISQESSNITEFDEALFLNIHHQPPLNAAYNHHDTNSFESIIMNFHNNAGFVEEFQRSNGQNPPLETVDSSCQMKRKSEDFPPQNPKKKPRNKNKKVQAKKGKKMMQEKNNGEEMNGYTSEDDSNASQELVNEEIKNSNTNTKGRASRGSATDPQSLYARRRRERINERLKILQNLVPNGTKVDISTMLEEAVQYVKFLQLQIKLLSSDNMWMYAPLAYNGMDMGIYEKLCSNLRQ, via the exons atggaaattgcagGATCTTTTCTGGATGAAGAATGGGAATCTCTAAGCCAAATATTTTCAAGCGGCGGCGAAAATCTTGATTTCTTTCCCGGCGGCGGTGAGACTCCATCGCCCTCATTTCTCCACTCCGATCAAGCCAACTTCTGCTCCATCTCTCAAGAAAGCAGCAACATTACCGAATTCGACGAAGCCCTTTTCCTCAACATTCATCATCAGCCTCCTCTCAATGCTGCTTATAATCATCATGATACTAACTCATTCGAATCCATCATCATGAATTTTCACAACAATGCCGGTTTCGTGGAAGAGTTTCAACGTTCCAATGGCCAAAATCCGCCTTTGGAAACTGTCGATTCGTCTTGCCAGATGAAGAGGAAGTCCGAGGATTTCCCGCCACAAAATCCTAAGAAAAAACCAAGAAAT aaaaataaaaaagtgcaGGCAAAAAAAGGGAAGAAAATGATGCAAGAAAAGAATAATGGCGAAGAAATGAATGGCTACACCTCTGAAGATGACTCAAATGCTTCTCAAGAACTTGTCAATGAAGAAATTAAGAACTCGAACACGAACACTAAAGGCAGAGCTAGTAGAGGATCTGCAACTGATCCTCAAAGCCTCTATGCAAGG agaagaagagagagaatcaatgagagattgaagatctTGCAGAATCTTGTTCCCAATGGAACAAAGGTTGACATTAGCACAATGTTGGAAGAAGCTGTGCAATATGTCAAGTTTTTGCAGCTTCAAATTAAG TTGCTGAGCTCTGATAATATGTGGATGTATGCTCCACTTGCTTACAATGGAATGGACATGGGCATTTATGAGAAGCTTTGTTCAAATCTGAGGCAAtag